The following proteins are co-located in the Apium graveolens cultivar Ventura chromosome 5, ASM990537v1, whole genome shotgun sequence genome:
- the LOC141724237 gene encoding glucan endo-1,3-beta-glucosidase, acidic-like isoform X2: MLPKTPLMLLVLSTLCIFLQTTSSAGLKAGTQPIGVCYGTFGNSQPSAQEAVSIVQSVGIGRMRLYGPDHNALRALGNTNIEVTLGVPNDELEWVASSQDNANDWIQGNVKIYPRVKYRYIVVGNGISPILDPPTSEYAQFLLPALQNIQSAISASGLQNRIKVTTAFDQTEILHQSFPPSQGELRVELREFIDPVISFLVKNNAPMLVNLHPYFDYLHNMPNNPPELASKTGKQDVRLQYALFKISNKPVVQDGRFGYTNVFDAMVDSVYSALEKAGGSSLDVVVSEIGWPTAPEDTSVANIQNAATHNNGLINHVRTVGTPKRSQKRIETYIYALFDENLRGLDESQRHWGIFWNNNQAKYQINFASK, from the exons ATGCTTCCAAAGACACCACTGATGCTATTAGTGCTTTCCACACTCTGCATCTTTCTGCAGACAACTTCTTCAG CTGGACTAAAAGCAGGAACGCAACCAATAGGTGTGTGCTACGGAACATTTGGTAACAGTCAACCATCAGCCCAAGAAGCTGTTTCTATTGTCCAATCTGTTGGCATAGGAAGGATGAGACTTTATGGCCCTGACCACAATGCTCTCCGCGCCCTTGGAAACACTAATATCGAAGTCACCCTTGGTGTACCTAACGACGAACTTGAATGGGTGGCCTCCAGCCAAGATAACGCTAACGACTGGATCCAAGGCAATGTCAAAATCTACCCCCGAGTCAAGTATAGGTACATTGTTGTTGGTAATGGAATAAGTCCAATATTGGATCCCCCCACTTCTGAGTATGCACAATTCCTTCTTCCGGCCTTGCAAAACATTCAGAGTGCAATTTCTGCATCTGGACTACAAAACAGAATCAAAGTGACCACTGCTTTTGATCAAACAGAGATTCTGCATCAGTCTTTCCCACCATCACAGGGTGAATTACGGGTAGAGCTTCGAGAATTTATTGACCCTGTTATAAGTTTCTTGGTTAAGAATAATGCACCGATGCTAGTAAATCTTCACCCTTACTTTGACTATCTCCACAACATGCCAAATAATCCTCCAGAGTTGGCATCTAAAACAGGGAAGCAAGATGTACGGCTTCAATACGCTCTTTTCAAGATTTCAAACAAACCTGTTGTACAAGACGGACGATTTGGCTACACTAATGTGTTCGATGCCATGGTAGACAGTGTATACTCTGCACTGGAGAAGGCCGGTGGCTCCTCTTTGGACGTCGTGGTCTCGGAAATTGGATGGCCGACAGCGCCTGAGGACACTTCTGTAGCCAATATTCAAAATGCAGCAACTCATAACAACGGACTGATTAATCATGTACGCACAGTTGGGACACCAAAAAGATCTCAGAAAAGGATCGAAACTTATATATATGCCTTGTTTGATGAGAACTTGAGGGGTTTAGATGAGAGTCAGAGGCACTGGGGGATCTTTTGGAACAATAATCAGGCTAAGTACCAAATAAACTTCGCTAGCAAATAA
- the LOC141724237 gene encoding glucan endo-1,3-beta-glucosidase, acidic-like isoform X1 codes for MLPKTPLMLLVLSTLCIFLQTTSSAAGLKAGTQPIGVCYGTFGNSQPSAQEAVSIVQSVGIGRMRLYGPDHNALRALGNTNIEVTLGVPNDELEWVASSQDNANDWIQGNVKIYPRVKYRYIVVGNGISPILDPPTSEYAQFLLPALQNIQSAISASGLQNRIKVTTAFDQTEILHQSFPPSQGELRVELREFIDPVISFLVKNNAPMLVNLHPYFDYLHNMPNNPPELASKTGKQDVRLQYALFKISNKPVVQDGRFGYTNVFDAMVDSVYSALEKAGGSSLDVVVSEIGWPTAPEDTSVANIQNAATHNNGLINHVRTVGTPKRSQKRIETYIYALFDENLRGLDESQRHWGIFWNNNQAKYQINFASK; via the exons ATGCTTCCAAAGACACCACTGATGCTATTAGTGCTTTCCACACTCTGCATCTTTCTGCAGACAACTTCTTCAG CAGCTGGACTAAAAGCAGGAACGCAACCAATAGGTGTGTGCTACGGAACATTTGGTAACAGTCAACCATCAGCCCAAGAAGCTGTTTCTATTGTCCAATCTGTTGGCATAGGAAGGATGAGACTTTATGGCCCTGACCACAATGCTCTCCGCGCCCTTGGAAACACTAATATCGAAGTCACCCTTGGTGTACCTAACGACGAACTTGAATGGGTGGCCTCCAGCCAAGATAACGCTAACGACTGGATCCAAGGCAATGTCAAAATCTACCCCCGAGTCAAGTATAGGTACATTGTTGTTGGTAATGGAATAAGTCCAATATTGGATCCCCCCACTTCTGAGTATGCACAATTCCTTCTTCCGGCCTTGCAAAACATTCAGAGTGCAATTTCTGCATCTGGACTACAAAACAGAATCAAAGTGACCACTGCTTTTGATCAAACAGAGATTCTGCATCAGTCTTTCCCACCATCACAGGGTGAATTACGGGTAGAGCTTCGAGAATTTATTGACCCTGTTATAAGTTTCTTGGTTAAGAATAATGCACCGATGCTAGTAAATCTTCACCCTTACTTTGACTATCTCCACAACATGCCAAATAATCCTCCAGAGTTGGCATCTAAAACAGGGAAGCAAGATGTACGGCTTCAATACGCTCTTTTCAAGATTTCAAACAAACCTGTTGTACAAGACGGACGATTTGGCTACACTAATGTGTTCGATGCCATGGTAGACAGTGTATACTCTGCACTGGAGAAGGCCGGTGGCTCCTCTTTGGACGTCGTGGTCTCGGAAATTGGATGGCCGACAGCGCCTGAGGACACTTCTGTAGCCAATATTCAAAATGCAGCAACTCATAACAACGGACTGATTAATCATGTACGCACAGTTGGGACACCAAAAAGATCTCAGAAAAGGATCGAAACTTATATATATGCCTTGTTTGATGAGAACTTGAGGGGTTTAGATGAGAGTCAGAGGCACTGGGGGATCTTTTGGAACAATAATCAGGCTAAGTACCAAATAAACTTCGCTAGCAAATAA